Genomic window (Neorhizobium galegae bv. orientalis str. HAMBI 540):
TAACCGGCAAGCGCGCCGAGGGTCAGGCTCAAAATGGTGCCGCCGGAGGCGATCAGCAGCGTGTTGAACAGCCAGCGGCCGATCGGAACCTTGCCGAGCTCCGTTGCCAGATCCGGCAGATGCTGCAGCTGCGGCCAGGCGACCTGGCCGGTTCCGTAGAGCTGGGAATTGACGTTGAGCGCGGTGGCCGCCATCCAGTAGACCGGGAAGCCGGCGAGAACGACCAGAACTCCGATCAGCGTATATCGCAGCGCCTTCATGGCGAGTTTTCGGGGTGTCATCATCGAGACATCCTCTTCATGCGGCGTTGTTCGACGGTGTAATGGACGGCTGCCACCATCAGCGCCAGTGCGAGGCCGACCGCGCCGTAAGCGCTGGCCATTCCCAGTTCATGGCCTTCGAACGCCGTCTGGCGGAGCTTGACGACGAGGGTGCTGGTCGAACCGAGCGGACCGCCCCCGGTCAGCAGGTAGATGATGTCGAAGCGGCGAATGGACCAGACGGCGACCAGAAGGGCTGCGAGCTGGATCGATGGACGGATATGCGGCAGCGTCACTGCTCGGAAGGTGCTGATCCCATCGGCGCCATCGATCCTGGCGGCTTCGCGCACCTCTTGCGGCACCGATTGGAGGGCTGCCAGCACAACCAGCATCACAAATGGAGCGACCTGCCAGACAGTAACGGCAAGAACCGAGCCGAGCGCATAGTCCGTGCTGGTCAGCCACGAGAAGCGGCCGATGCCGAGGAGCTCAGTGATGCGATTGAAGACGCCCGACCGTTCGTTATACATCCACAACCAGATCAGCGAGGCCGCCACACCGGGCACGGCCCAGCCGAACAGCAGGATTGCCCGGACGACTGCGCGCCCCTTGAAGGGACGATCGATGGCAAGTGCGGCCACAACGCCGAGAGCGACGCCGATAAGGACGGTCAGGACCGTATAAACCAAGGTTGCTTTCAGGGAGACATAGAAGGCTGGATCTTCGATCAGCCGTTCATAATTGCCGAGGCCGATGAACCGGCCTCGGTTGGGATTGACGATCCGGGTGTTGGTCAGGCTCATGTACATCTGCCGCGACAGCGGCCAGAACATGAAGACCACCAAATAGATCATGGGCGGAAGGATGAAGGCATAGGGCAACAATTTGACCAGGCCGTTCCTGTTTTTCAGGCCATTCGCACTCACATCAGTCTCCCTTCTTGATGCGAGGTTGTCAGAACTGCTTGTCGATGGCGGACTGAGCTTCGGCGAGCGCCGTCTTCGGATCGGCATTCGCAAGGATGACCTTTTCGACCGCCTGCATCACGAACCGCATGATTTGTGCCGTTTCGACTTCATATCCCTTGATCAGCGTGCTGCGGGAGGTTTCGGCGAGCTTGACGAAGGTCGGCGCCCAAGGGTTGGCCTTGGAGTAGGCGTCGCTGACAGGCACGTCGGTTGCAAGCGCATCCGGACCTGATGCGTCACGCAGAGCCTGCTGACCGACGGGACCGACCAGCCACTTGACGAAGGCGATCGCTTCTTTCTGGTGTTTGCCATGCGCGCTCACGCCAACGAAGATCTGCTGATGCGCGCCGGGGTTCTTGAACGGCATCGGAGCGGCATAAAGGTCGCCGGACTGAAGGGCACCACCGGAGGCGATATTGAGCGTGCCGCCGGAATTGTCGATCGAAAAGGCCGCATGCTTTTCCTTGAAGCGCGTGCGCTGCGTCGGAAAACTGTCGCCGGTGGGCATGATGCCGGCGTCGTAAGTCTTCTTGAAAGCCGTGATGGCGGCGACGGCTTCCGGCGTATTGATCGTCAGCTTGCCGTCTGCATCGACCCAGTTGACGCCGTAGCCATAGGCCCAGCTCTGGAAATCCATGAACCAGCCCGAAAAGTCGTTGATCTGGTGGCGGGCGGTAAAGCCGATGACGCCCGGAGTTGCCGCAGACGCTGCCTTGGCGGAGGCAATCAGCTCATCCACGGTCGTCGGCACCTTCGCATTGGCGGCATCGATCAGCGGCTTGTTGTAGATCAGGGCGTAGACGGCGCGCTGCCAGGCGACGCC
Coding sequences:
- a CDS encoding carbohydrate ABC transporter permease, which encodes MSANGLKNRNGLVKLLPYAFILPPMIYLVVFMFWPLSRQMYMSLTNTRIVNPNRGRFIGLGNYERLIEDPAFYVSLKATLVYTVLTVLIGVALGVVAALAIDRPFKGRAVVRAILLFGWAVPGVAASLIWLWMYNERSGVFNRITELLGIGRFSWLTSTDYALGSVLAVTVWQVAPFVMLVVLAALQSVPQEVREAARIDGADGISTFRAVTLPHIRPSIQLAALLVAVWSIRRFDIIYLLTGGGPLGSTSTLVVKLRQTAFEGHELGMASAYGAVGLALALMVAAVHYTVEQRRMKRMSR
- a CDS encoding ABC transporter substrate-binding protein, encoding MFDRIRRRKLLATVALAALALTVGLGAGETHAQSSEKVTLKLANSQWLDALRGKNLWAAVSKYQEANPNVTLEQEAIPSAEFADKLTTEMGAGQGPDVAMMQEGLFYAIADAGFLVDLSAAADGAKLNKSNENGVIDGKRLGVAWQRAVYALIYNKPLIDAANAKVPTTVDELIASAKAASAATPGVIGFTARHQINDFSGWFMDFQSWAYGYGVNWVDADGKLTINTPEAVAAITAFKKTYDAGIMPTGDSFPTQRTRFKEKHAAFSIDNSGGTLNIASGGALQSGDLYAAPMPFKNPGAHQQIFVGVSAHGKHQKEAIAFVKWLVGPVGQQALRDASGPDALATDVPVSDAYSKANPWAPTFVKLAETSRSTLIKGYEVETAQIMRFVMQAVEKVILANADPKTALAEAQSAIDKQF